The Gemmatimonadota bacterium genome has a window encoding:
- a CDS encoding sigma-70 family RNA polymerase sigma factor, giving the protein MSTRTNDDTYNVRLCLDGNANAFEPLVRRYQNAAFAVALGYLQNRSDAEDVVQDAFISAFCKLSQLKDPAVFGSWFHRIVVNRCKEWIRRSKIGRRVRVDANSDGLRDEHAMSDRIHRKYIERLELWNVVEKLPVHYRDVVSLYYYTGFSLKEIAAFLDIPESTARGRLYQSRIRLREALSLQEKESIAMSQIDVTAEVQDVVCKLAREDLEETIDMGDVENIVLYCGVSTEVEIIRTEGEQLLVRGSKIGLGYTDEEARHNLGGFAVSHDTVDDFYKSGPHEGELFVGVDSSGNENTAMTSRISDHWRRDLMNNWMLDEVCNGVRLVDLYPDLKSDIDAFPPLPKKARESLSKSVRISVHTMEVRPIHVPNTALTGSIKDVFQVYWSDASKVFGPASYCHVSIEVPAGKNISVFRAKRINAEGLNGSLMVYACQSCQITDIAKDVYLFNSMFSDIHEVGGMFCQRMYEFGAANYLEGTIRNKDVWEGKLSNVKGGVDIDVGRLVLDAQDLAGDVSIYNRFGTTRFYQSSRESGTRCNLRTVSGETKLVLDESLAKKVSLVMYTRCGVLKLGKAKNEMRMYSTYNDGHRITAGTTYDTTQADYLLLTESGTAEVELLNGPDSK; this is encoded by the coding sequence ATGTCGACACGCACAAACGACGACACCTATAACGTCCGGCTTTGCCTGGACGGAAACGCGAACGCCTTCGAACCGTTAGTCCGGCGATATCAGAACGCCGCTTTCGCCGTGGCATTGGGATACCTCCAAAACCGGTCAGATGCCGAGGATGTGGTACAGGATGCCTTCATCTCGGCCTTCTGTAAACTATCGCAACTGAAAGATCCGGCCGTTTTCGGCAGTTGGTTTCACCGAATCGTTGTCAACCGATGCAAGGAGTGGATCCGCCGTAGCAAGATCGGTCGTAGAGTCCGCGTTGATGCGAATTCCGATGGATTACGCGATGAACACGCCATGTCGGATCGTATTCATCGAAAATACATCGAGCGTCTTGAACTATGGAATGTTGTTGAGAAGTTGCCCGTACACTACCGTGATGTTGTCTCACTGTACTACTACACGGGCTTTTCACTGAAGGAAATTGCCGCCTTCCTGGATATCCCCGAATCGACCGCAAGAGGGAGGCTTTACCAGTCACGGATCCGTCTGCGAGAAGCGCTGTCGCTCCAGGAAAAGGAGTCCATCGCCATGAGCCAGATCGATGTAACGGCGGAAGTTCAGGATGTCGTTTGCAAGCTTGCCAGGGAGGATTTAGAAGAAACGATCGACATGGGAGACGTAGAAAACATCGTCCTTTATTGCGGCGTCAGTACGGAAGTGGAAATCATCCGGACCGAAGGAGAGCAATTGCTTGTCAGAGGGTCGAAAATCGGACTTGGCTATACCGACGAAGAGGCACGCCACAACCTTGGCGGATTTGCCGTTTCTCACGATACAGTCGATGATTTCTATAAATCCGGTCCCCATGAAGGCGAACTTTTCGTCGGTGTAGATTCATCAGGCAACGAAAACACAGCCATGACCAGCCGGATCAGCGACCACTGGAGACGGGATCTGATGAACAACTGGATGCTGGACGAAGTGTGTAACGGCGTCAGGTTGGTCGATTTGTATCCGGACCTGAAATCTGATATCGATGCGTTTCCTCCGCTACCGAAAAAAGCGCGAGAGAGCTTGAGCAAATCAGTGCGAATATCGGTTCACACGATGGAAGTACGGCCGATTCATGTACCTAATACTGCCTTGACGGGAAGTATCAAGGACGTCTTTCAGGTTTACTGGTCCGATGCTTCAAAGGTTTTTGGACCGGCTTCGTACTGTCATGTTTCCATTGAGGTTCCGGCCGGAAAGAACATTTCGGTGTTCAGAGCGAAACGAATCAACGCGGAGGGGTTGAATGGTAGTCTGATGGTATATGCCTGCCAATCCTGCCAGATAACTGATATCGCGAAGGATGTGTACCTGTTCAACAGCATGTTTTCGGATATACATGAAGTAGGTGGTATGTTTTGCCAGCGCATGTATGAATTCGGTGCCGCGAACTACCTTGAGGGAACTATACGTAACAAGGATGTGTGGGAAGGAAAACTCTCCAACGTAAAGGGTGGTGTAGATATCGATGTCGGTCGTTTAGTATTGGATGCTCAGGATTTGGCGGGTGACGTATCCATTTACAATCGATTCGGTACAACCCGCTTTTACCAGTCATCCCGGGAATCCGGGACCCGGTGTAACCTCAGGACTGTATCAGGGGAGACAAAACTGGTGCTGGATGAAAGCCTTGCAAAGAAGGTCAGCCTGGTGATGTATACGCGCTGTGGCGTCTTGAAATTGGGTAAGGCGAAGAACGAAATGCGGATGTATTCGACGTACAACGACGGACATCGCATCACAGCTGGAACTACGTACGATACAACCCAAGCGGACTATCTGCTTCTTACAGAAAGTGGCACAGCCGAAGTCGAGTTGTTAAATGGCCCAGATTCGAAGTAA
- a CDS encoding DUF4932 domain-containing protein, with translation MVMASLNIDVDPRIELVITIKLLCDYEGLTRYDVAYSQSMRDYFSPFKTHEAVKLFKEITEHRTYSDAYLSPVLSLSKPPELTPQFPFENYEYYIRAFQDETRFRTFYELLSGFAIQSDFGTFFESQTLYYQSLIDTVAKTLNSKNLIDVLERYYGMRQQDYNLVLSPLFQHGGIGPRVRNPDNRLSIFSVIGPVGSVDGIPVFGTRDELLELIWHEFGHSFVNPVTERHRPDIGKYALLLDPILEKMAKTGGYGDWEICLNEHLIRAITSRLFHREWGPKHGDRLLVRDIEKGFRYLPALLRALEDYEQHHIQNQTFEDYYPALLKALDTYLE, from the coding sequence ATGGTGATGGCCAGTTTGAACATCGACGTAGATCCCAGAATTGAACTTGTCATCACCATAAAGTTGCTGTGCGATTATGAAGGACTAACCAGGTACGACGTGGCGTATTCCCAGTCCATGCGGGATTACTTTTCACCATTTAAAACCCATGAGGCAGTCAAACTGTTTAAAGAAATTACAGAGCATCGCACTTACTCGGACGCCTACCTGAGTCCGGTGTTGTCGCTGTCGAAACCGCCGGAACTTACGCCTCAATTCCCCTTCGAAAACTACGAATACTACATTCGAGCATTTCAAGACGAAACCCGGTTTCGAACGTTCTACGAACTACTAAGTGGTTTTGCGATCCAATCAGACTTCGGCACTTTTTTTGAAAGCCAAACCTTATATTACCAATCCTTAATCGACACAGTTGCTAAAACGCTGAACAGTAAGAATTTGATCGACGTCCTGGAACGATACTACGGAATGCGACAACAGGACTACAATCTGGTTTTAAGTCCCTTGTTTCAACACGGTGGAATCGGGCCTCGTGTTCGAAACCCTGATAACAGGCTGTCCATTTTCAGCGTAATCGGGCCGGTTGGATCGGTTGATGGTATCCCGGTGTTCGGAACCAGGGACGAATTGCTGGAACTCATCTGGCATGAGTTCGGCCATTCGTTCGTTAATCCCGTTACTGAACGACATCGCCCCGACATTGGGAAGTATGCTCTGTTGTTAGATCCAATTCTGGAGAAAATGGCAAAAACGGGTGGTTACGGAGATTGGGAGATATGCCTTAACGAACATTTGATCCGCGCCATTACATCTCGATTGTTTCACCGCGAATGGGGTCCGAAACACGGTGATCGTTTACTCGTGCGGGATATAGAAAAGGGATTTCGCTACCTCCCTGCCCTTTTACGCGCACTTGAGGATTACGAGCAGCATCATATTCAAAATCAGACCTTCGAAGATTACTATCCTGCATTGCTGAAGGCTTTGGATACCTATCTCGAATGA